A single genomic interval of Flavihumibacter rivuli harbors:
- the hemL gene encoding glutamate-1-semialdehyde 2,1-aminomutase: MTTNKSKELFERAQLSIPGGVNSPVRAFKSVGGTPLFIQKAKGAYLYDADGNQYIDYIASWGPMILGHAYEPVVKAIQEYATYSTSYGAPTELEIRMAELIKGMVPNVDLIRMVSSGTEACMSAIRVARGYTGRNKIIKFEGCYHGHADSFLVKAGSGLATLDIQTVPGVTGGVSNDTLTCAYNDLDAVKALAQQHKGEIAAIIVEPVAGNMGCILPQPGFMEGLRQLCDEEGIVFIFDEVMTGFRLAPGGAQEKLGIDADLVTYGKVIGGGMPVGAFGGKRHIMEVVAPLGSVYQAGTLSGNPIAMIAGFTILNELNTNRGIYTELDEKTAYLHRGLDEVLKAWCQPYVINRLGSMISVHFSDHAVTDFASAASANNERFKKYFHAMLNRGIYLPPSAFESWFLNNALSYADLDRTIEATRECLAEL, from the coding sequence ATGACTACCAATAAAAGCAAGGAATTATTTGAGCGCGCGCAGTTGTCCATCCCGGGTGGGGTGAACTCCCCCGTGCGGGCCTTCAAGAGTGTCGGCGGCACCCCATTGTTCATCCAGAAAGCCAAGGGTGCTTATCTCTATGATGCCGATGGCAACCAGTACATCGACTATATCGCCTCCTGGGGACCCATGATCCTGGGCCATGCCTATGAGCCGGTGGTGAAAGCCATCCAGGAGTATGCCACCTATTCCACCTCCTATGGTGCCCCCACCGAGCTGGAGATCAGGATGGCGGAATTGATCAAGGGGATGGTGCCGAATGTGGACCTGATCCGCATGGTGAGCAGCGGTACCGAAGCCTGTATGAGTGCGATCCGCGTAGCGCGAGGCTATACCGGCCGGAACAAGATCATCAAGTTTGAAGGCTGCTACCATGGCCATGCTGATAGCTTTTTGGTGAAGGCAGGCAGTGGCCTGGCCACCCTGGATATCCAGACCGTCCCCGGCGTTACCGGTGGTGTGAGCAATGATACCCTGACCTGCGCCTATAATGACCTCGATGCCGTGAAGGCGTTGGCGCAACAACACAAGGGCGAGATCGCTGCCATCATCGTAGAACCCGTTGCGGGCAATATGGGTTGTATCCTGCCCCAGCCCGGCTTCATGGAAGGGCTGAGGCAGTTGTGCGATGAAGAAGGCATTGTCTTCATTTTTGATGAAGTGATGACCGGCTTCCGTTTAGCCCCCGGCGGTGCGCAGGAAAAACTGGGCATCGATGCCGACCTCGTGACCTATGGCAAGGTGATCGGGGGTGGTATGCCTGTTGGGGCTTTCGGTGGCAAGCGCCACATCATGGAAGTCGTGGCCCCGCTGGGTTCCGTGTACCAGGCCGGTACCCTCAGTGGAAATCCCATTGCCATGATCGCCGGATTTACCATATTGAATGAATTGAACACTAACCGCGGCATATACACCGAGTTGGATGAAAAAACAGCCTACCTGCATCGCGGTCTGGACGAAGTCTTGAAAGCCTGGTGCCAGCCCTATGTGATCAACCGCCTGGGTTCCATGATCAGCGTGCATTTCAGCGACCATGCCGTTACGGATTTCGCCTCGGCCGCCAGTGCCAACAACGAGCGGTTCAAGAAATATTTCCACGCCATGCTGAACCGTGGCATCTACTTACCACCCTCCGCCTTCGAAAGCTGGTTCCTGAACAATGCCCTGAGCTATGCCGATTTGGATAGGACCATTGAGGCTACGAGGGAATGTTTGGCTGAGCTATGA